Genomic DNA from Calditrichota bacterium:
TCAAACTGACGAGCTTGCTCACCACCACTAAATGAATTTGCAAAGCCATCTTCAATTTTAATGGTTACAGGGGGGCCTTCAACTTTTCCGATACCGGCTATTGAAGCATCAATTACCAGCGTCCCGTTACTTTTACCTTCAACCGGTGCTAAAAATGATTCTCCGCTAGGAATATTTCCGCCTTTTCCCTTTTCACGTACAAGTCCTGTCGATGAAATTGGCGGCATTCCCTCAATTGGTAAAAACAGATCTGTACCCAGGTCTGTAGTAATCCTCACATTTTTAGTTTTGCTCAACAGTGCACTGATTTGCTCAGTTCTTTTGGCAATTTTAGTATAATCTGCCTGTAATGTTCGTATAAAAACATCTGTGGTTATTCCCGGCAAAGTTGCAACACGAGCTCCTTTTTCACAGGCATTTCTTTTTGCATCTGTATGCGTTAAGGATTTGGCAGTGGGGCAAACAACAATATCAAATTTTTGCATCATTTGTGCAACTGGGAGTGGGGGTTCTTCTCCATTCACCTTAGCTACTGGCATTAAGATAAGGTTAATTGATGAACAAAGTTTTTGGCCA
This window encodes:
- a CDS encoding aminopeptidase — translated: MKHGLEKAVKTAFLDCLNLQKNESVLVVTDDKTFEVGHAFYETGQKLCSSINLILMPVAKVNGEEPPLPVAQMMQKFDIVVCPTAKSLTHTDAKRNACEKGARVATLPGITTDVFIRTLQADYTKIAKRTEQISALLSKTKNVRITTDLGTDLFLPIEGMPPISSTGLVREKGKGGNIPSGESFLAPVEGKSNGTLVIDASIAGIGKVEGPPVTIKIEDGFANSFSGGEQARQFEKNLRAFDKPGLNVAELGIGTNDSAIITGKILEDEKVFGTIHIAFGNNITMGGTCDVGIHVDCVVTKPDVWFDDKKIMEKGNLLIEDAGA